In one window of Bombus vancouverensis nearcticus chromosome 10, iyBomVanc1_principal, whole genome shotgun sequence DNA:
- the LOC117163468 gene encoding membrane metallo-endopeptidase-like 1, whose protein sequence is MKFTWIIVFLAAIAADVNGILNKSFGLRWLLSVSTEESKLKEERPLCLTQQCKYLAKSLRESMNQSVNPCEDFYEYSCGNWPRHNPLPVDENRWNFLVKAERKVDDRLKEIMEEEAKPDDLRATKFAKMVFKACLDTDEIERIGLQPLVSTMWRTGGWPLIMEKDEWDQEIYKWQIVDDYYARLTGLNSFHDVQVPMRYLIYNKRSRLFVDTPRLSAKVDRLLDFDEIYVANSEEDDHEEGSQERGSEEWPRSKEDDEFEVLEKKIVKKNINNCTIHGERISEKIKTMKKHVIEIQLEEGTKGAVMQAKVDNKRRYLKRIVKSWEHELIYKSDSVGKPTETNSGKNHERMEDTNNDLYFDDDDNESEGISADRAEYNSGGKIDENDEENDNSNNAASGSGSGDYEWDDEDDNGSGDYERDDEDSSGNGSGDYKDDDNENRDDDDSDNSDNYDETNKKDMEVENKRKMYAEYILNVSIALSEARGVSIPRERLLEDIGDLLKFQIRLLTYIHKYKKALTAELKALQNRYDALKARTENGKIDWITKIKDAFATGGMQIPDDYVLTSADGYIKALTKLLDRTPSRIIVNYIHWNFLSKVIHATTKKMRELYYNWDGKVPIRRTNYCVEEMNAVDILGYEYAKRYLPEEVLQAASDTVNEIQREVEYRVKNSTWVDIEGGDIILDKLIYAKKQIEYPKSYRNITVMKEHFRGVSASKSHFENVLSIMRYKKWRNLKTLFSEKDASEAFEERTSGNFNPLLVNTMFSPWQNSVQITAANFQQLLFDFRQPWYTSYGIIELVVSHQINHGFSIIDRMFDKDDDITIWSRKMKDAYHKTAQCFKNQFTRYGVLEKKVGDSTPQNYGLQTSDENIADTMVLNSAFKAYKRRLRECGKSDLMLPGLEHMSNEQLFFLSFANLWCEVIKPDKLQEEIRDDLHRPGLLRVIASMSNSKDFAEAYNCPLNSPMNPTEKCSIWE, encoded by the exons ATGAAATTCACATGGATTAT CGTATTTTTGGCTGCGATCGCGGCCGATGTCAATGGCATCTTGAATAAATCCTTTGGTTTACGATGGTTACTAAGTGTAAGTACAGAAGAATCAAAACTAAAGGAAGAACGACCGCTTTGCCTCACCCAACAATGCAAGTACCTTG CGAAGTCATTACGAGAGAGTATGAACCAAAGCGTGAATCCATGCGAAGATTTCTACGAGTATTCGTGTGGCAATTGGCCAAGACATAATCCACTTCCTGTTGACGAAAACCGATGGAATTTCTTAGTTAAGGCAGAAAGAAAGGTCGATGACCGTCTTAAAG AAATTATGGAGGAAGAAGCGAAGCCTGATGATCTGCGTGCAACAAAATTCGCTAAAATGGTGTTTAAAGCTTGCTTGGACACAG ACGAGATAGAAAGAATTGGTCTCCAGCCACTTGTATCTACAATGTGGAGGACAGGTGGCTGGCCATTAATAATGGAGAAAGATGAATGGGatcaagaaatatacaaatggCAAATTGTGGACGATTACTATGCTCGTTTGACAGGATTAAATAGTTTCCATGATGTACAGGTTCCCATGAGGTACTTGATCTACAATAAAAGATCAAGGCTGTTT GTCGATACTCCTCGATTATCGGCAAAAGTGGACAGACTTctagatttcgatgaaatctacgTGGCTAACAGCGAAGAAGACGACCACGAAGAAGGAAGTCAAGAACGAGGTAGCGAGGAATGGCCACGCTCTAAAGAAGACGACGAATTTGAAGTCCTAGAAAAGAAAATcgttaagaaaaatattaataattgtacGATTCACGGGGAAAGAATAAGCGAAAAGATCAAGACAATGAAGAAACATGTCATCGAGATACAGTTAGAAGAAGGAACGAAAGGGGCCGTAATGCAAGCAAAAGTTGATAACAAGAGACGATACTTGAAAAGAATTGTTAAGTCGTGGGAACATGAGTTAATATATAAATCTGACAGCGTTGGAAAACCTACAGAAACGAATAGTGGAAAGAATCATGAAAGAATGGAGGATACGAATAACGACTTGTACTTTGACGACGATGATAATGAAAGTGAAGGCATCAGCGCGGATCGAGCAGAATACAATAGCGGCGGTAAAATCGATGAAAACGATGAAGAGAATGATAATAGCAATAATGCTGCAAGTGGTAGCGGTAGTGGTGATTATGAATGGGACGACGAAGACGATAATGGGAGCGGTGACTATGAACGGGATGACGAAGATAGTAGTGGAAATGGCAGCGGCGATTACAAGGATGACGATAACGAAAATAGAGATGACGACGATAGCGATAATAGCGATAACTATGACGAAACTAATAAAAAAGATATGGAAGtggaaaataagagaaaaatgtacGCAGAGTATATACTAAATGTTAGCATAGCGCTTTCTGAAGCAAGAGGCGTTTCAATACCAAGGGAAAGGCTCCTGGAAGACATTGGCGACTTgcttaaatttcaaataagaCTTCTAACG TACATACACAAATATAAGAAAGCGCTGACCGCTGAACTTAAAGCACTCCAAAACAGATATGACGCTTTGAAAGCTCGGACGGAAAACGGGAAA ATTGACTGGATAACGAAAATAAAAGATGCGTTTGCTACTGGAGGTATGCAAATTCCTGACGATTATGTGTTAACTTCGGCCGATGGTTATATCAAAGCGTTGACAAAATTATTAGATAGAACTCCAAGTAGAATAATTG TGAATTACATACATTGGAATTTTCTTAGTAAAGTGATACACGCAACTACGAAGAAAATGAGAGAATTATACTATAATTGGGATGGTAAAGTACCCATAAGGAG AACAAACTACTGTGTCGAGGAAATGAACGCGGTAGATATTTTGGGATACGAATATGCGAAACGATATTTACCAGAAGAAGTTCTACAAGCG GCTTCAGATACTGTAAACGAGATCCAAAGAGAAGTTGAATATCGAGTCAAAAATTCAACTTGGGTGGACATTGAAGGCGGAGATATTATTTTGGATAAATTAATATACGCGAAGAAACAGATCGAGTATCCGAAATCATATCGAAATATTACTGTCATGAAAGAACACTTCAGAGGC GTTAGCGCTAGCAAGTCGCATTTCGAAAACGTGTTAAGCATTATGAGATATAAGAAATGGAGAAATCTAAAAACTTTATTTTCAGAGAAGGATGCTTCCGAAGCATTTGAAGA ACGTACAAGCGGCAACTTTAATCCTTTGTTAGTAAACACCATGTTCTCGCCATGGCAAAATAGCGTTC AAATAACAGCAGCAAATTTTCAACAGCTACTCTTTGATTTTAGACAACCATG GTACACAAGCTATGGTATTATCGAATTAGTCGTGAGTCATCAAATAAATCATGGTTTTAGTATTATAG ATCGTATGTTTGACAAAGATGATGATATCACGATCTGGTCACGTAAAATGAAAGACGCGTACCACAAAACAGCGCAATGCTTCAAAAATCAATTTACGAGATATGGTGTTTTGGAGAAGAAAGTAGGAGATTCTACACCACAG aattatGGTCTGCAAACATCAGATGAAAATATTGCAGACACAATGGTCTTAAACTCTGCATTTAAAGCTTATAAACGAAGACTACGAGAATGTGGAAAATCAGACCTTATGCTACCAGGATTAGAGCACATGAGTAACGAGCAACTATTCTTCTTGTCCTTTGCTAAC TTGTGGTGTGAAGTGATAAAACCGGACAAGTTACAAGAGGAAATAAGAGACGATCTACACCGTCCCGGTTTGTTAAGAGTAATTGCTTCGATGTCTAATTCTAAAGATTTCGCTGAAGCTTACAATTGCCCATTAAATAGCCCTATGAACCCGACGGAGAAATGTAGTATATGGGAATAA